Proteins from a single region of Bdellovibrio svalbardensis:
- a CDS encoding C1 family peptidase — protein MALLPAYRPLVLFILLFSFSGTAFCITESDCAPVRLDQNGGPFQTLPIYNQTDNVGTDTGMCYAISASQLIDAKRMKLGKFDGKLTSPASLALNWVNHFLSPEELANNRQNRETFRKPIKENLIEGKGIASTLYGNFGKLTPAIEASRNKHVCDETWLKKQSIISSENHDKMFSQIFSLIDEQFEAESNIDRVYKKILSINSQANSTGCADSKGNLNQIQDILEAIKKATEHIKPERQAKAFIDRICKDHSVYVDVPEPKELICFQKKCKDEQERSLNDLISSPDFAGVGMHYDPNILFKENGPIGGSHVSVIIGRRYDNEAGRCMVLIRDTYGSDCKAPRLNMKYKNCENGQHWIPIEDVVNSSVSLTYFE, from the coding sequence ATGGCATTACTTCCAGCATATCGACCCCTAGTTTTATTTATTTTATTGTTTTCTTTCAGCGGTACTGCTTTCTGTATCACAGAAAGTGATTGCGCGCCTGTACGTTTGGATCAGAATGGCGGCCCTTTCCAAACACTTCCGATTTACAATCAAACTGATAATGTGGGAACAGATACAGGTATGTGTTATGCAATCTCTGCCTCACAGCTTATTGATGCGAAAAGAATGAAACTGGGCAAGTTCGATGGCAAACTTACATCTCCAGCTTCCTTAGCATTGAATTGGGTCAACCATTTTCTGTCTCCAGAAGAATTAGCAAATAATAGGCAAAATAGAGAAACCTTTAGAAAACCAATTAAAGAAAATCTTATTGAAGGTAAAGGTATCGCAAGCACACTCTATGGAAATTTTGGAAAATTGACTCCGGCTATTGAAGCAAGCCGTAATAAGCATGTATGCGACGAAACGTGGCTTAAAAAGCAATCAATTATCTCAAGCGAAAATCATGACAAAATGTTTTCTCAAATATTTTCGCTCATCGACGAACAGTTCGAAGCTGAATCTAATATAGATCGTGTATACAAAAAGATTTTATCGATAAACTCTCAAGCCAACTCAACGGGATGCGCCGATTCGAAAGGCAACTTAAACCAAATCCAAGATATTCTTGAAGCGATAAAAAAGGCTACTGAACATATTAAGCCTGAACGACAAGCCAAGGCTTTCATTGATCGAATTTGTAAAGATCATTCAGTCTATGTTGATGTTCCAGAACCAAAAGAGCTAATCTGTTTTCAGAAAAAGTGTAAAGATGAACAAGAAAGATCTCTTAACGATCTAATTAGCTCTCCTGATTTTGCCGGAGTGGGAATGCACTATGATCCAAATATTTTGTTTAAAGAGAATGGTCCGATTGGTGGATCTCATGTGTCTGTGATTATTGGTCGCAGATATGACAACGAAGCCGGGAGATGTATGGTTTTAATTCGAGATACTTATGGTTCTGACTGCAAAGCTCCTAGACTAAATATGAAATACAAAAATTGCGAAAATGGCCAACACTGGATACCCATTGAAGATGTCGTTAACTCAAGTGTATCGTTAACGTATTTTGAATAA
- a CDS encoding type II toxin-antitoxin system mRNA interferase toxin, RelE/StbE family — translation MIKVVRLSKKAQRNLLQVPNYIKNNVLLWIQSIEELGLEEVRKIPGFHDEPLKGNRLGQRSIRLNRSYRAIYIVQSNGDVELVEVIEVNKHAY, via the coding sequence GTGATCAAGGTTGTCCGTCTTAGTAAGAAGGCGCAGCGAAACTTACTTCAAGTTCCGAATTACATTAAGAATAATGTATTGTTGTGGATTCAATCGATCGAAGAGCTTGGGTTGGAAGAAGTTCGTAAAATCCCAGGGTTTCATGACGAGCCATTAAAGGGAAATCGATTGGGACAGAGATCCATTCGTCTTAATCGTTCTTATAGAGCAATTTATATTGTCCAGAGCAACGGTGATGTTGAACTTGTTGAAGTCATAGAGGTGAATAAACATGCGTACTAA
- a CDS encoding helix-turn-helix domain-containing protein: MRTKKKSDAVKFLESISDGPLTLGSVLNSLRLAEDMTQAQMAKKLRISTAHLSQIEKGHKFLSPERAQAFAKKLGHSPVMFVKYSLQDQLTRAKLPYKIVLEAS, from the coding sequence ATGCGTACTAAGAAAAAAAGCGATGCAGTTAAATTTTTAGAGAGCATTTCAGATGGTCCTCTAACATTGGGATCGGTTTTGAATTCACTTCGTCTGGCTGAAGATATGACTCAAGCGCAAATGGCAAAAAAGCTGAGAATCTCAACTGCTCATCTTTCGCAAATCGAAAAGGGGCATAAATTTTTGAGTCCGGAAAGAGCGCAAGCGTTTGCAAAGAAACTAGGGCATTCGCCAGTTATGTTTGTGAAATACAGCCTTCAGGATCAATTAACGAGAGCGAAGCTTCCATATAAAATTGTTTTGGAAGCTTCTTAG